A DNA window from Hordeum vulgare subsp. vulgare chromosome 1H, MorexV3_pseudomolecules_assembly, whole genome shotgun sequence contains the following coding sequences:
- the LOC123438682 gene encoding protein DEHYDRATION-INDUCED 19 homolog 6-like, translated as MEVQARHGFLPTGRQQHLLHGQAHHQQQAPAGEDEWWEYFPCPYCYIEVEVPFLCHHLQEEHCFDMKNAVCPICADNLGADTAGHFREQHSQQLKMRKSSSSSSSRAGAAAAADKEADEEDDSYFESKCSYIMGRPVPDDQSPDPLLFQFICTVAAPRVVVDPEPSKAEEEDRASPSSDDQRLNQAVMDDDAAKKEVEERLRRVEFVKQMLMTTIAQD; from the exons atggaggtgcAGGCTCGGCATGGCTTCCTACCAACAGGCAGGCAGCAGCACCTCCTCCATGGCCAGGCTCACCATCAGCAGCAAGCTCCCGCAG GTGAAGATGAGTGGTGGGAGTACTTCCCCTGCCCCTACTGCTACATCGAGGTGGAGGTCCCCTTCCTCTGCCACCACCTCCAGGAGGAGCACTGCTTCGACATGAAGAACGCC gtGTGCCCGATCTGCGCCGACAACCTCGGGGCCGACACGGCGGGGCACTTCCGGGAGCAGCACTCCCAGCAGCTCAAG ATGAGgaagtcctcttcttcttcttcttccagggcaggggcagcagcagctgctgACAAGGAGGCAGATGAGGAGGACGACTCATACTTTGAATCAAAATGCTCATACATCATGGGCAGGCCGGTACCCGATGACCAGTCCCCTGACCCTCTGCTCTTCCAGTTCATCTGCACCGTCGCGGCGCCCCGGGTTGTCGTCGACCCGGAGCCCAGCAAGGCCGAGGAGGAGGATCGTGCTTCGCCTTCCTCAGATGATCAAAG GCTGAATCAGGCTGTGATGGACGACGACGCAGCGAAGAAGGAGGTTGAGGAGCGGCTGCGGAGGGTCGAGTTTGTGAAGCAGATGCTCATGACGACGATCGCTCAAGACTGA
- the LOC123438523 gene encoding uncharacterized protein LOC123438523: protein MLRSGRPAVATAAALLLSPAPRFRFLSLTATPYPLYYDLLVHRPVKTPRSAPSDAAAGPPPPDAEGAGENHPALDRAQRKYLRKRRSRQLPDPDATTGTKPTATSEMVELRPEVVDFPRLHAREEALYFHDAFAMPWEKDKHYRMLYRLEKKYFPEQSLDNAFVAADAPPQPSDADKGLVFFEEEEEGKDGVEVGRKAGAADKGEVLERKVEEFFRALKKGPGEGKADDASTSAKKKTVVGGAARPVKRDAERGGEEDWPRPHLASTRTELPPRWDGPTGTVVLIDKPKGWTSFTVCGKLRRLVKVQKVGHAGTLDPMATGLLIVCVGKATKVVDKYQGMVKGYSGVFRLGEATSTWDADSPVIQRESWEHIKDEDIRKAAASFMGEIWQVPPMFSAIKVGGEKMYDKARRGESIELAPRRISIYKFDIERSLEDRQNLIFRVTCSKGTYIRSLCADLGKALRSCAHLTALRRDSIGDYSVNDAWNFDELQEQITKGYL from the exons ATGCTTCGGAGCGGCCGACCGGCAGTGGCCACGGCGGCGGCGCTGCTCCTCTCGCCGGCGCCACGCTTCCGGTTCCTCTCCCTCACCGCCACCCCCTACCCTCTCTACTACGACCTCCTCGTCCACCGCCCCGTCAAAACCCCCAGATCCGCCCCCTCCGACGCCGCCGCTGGCCCCCCACCGCCCGACGCGGAGGGCGCCGGCGAGAACCATCCCGCTCTCGACCGCGCGCAGCGGAAGTACCTCCGGAAGCGCCGCAGCCGGCAGCTCCCGGACCCTGACGCCACCACCGGCACCAAGCCGACGGCCACGTCGGAGATGGTGGAGCTGCGGCCGGAGGTGGTCGACTTCCCGCGGCTGCACGCGCGCGAGGAGGCGCTCTACTTCCACGACGCCTTCGCCATGCCCTGGGAGAAGGACAAGCACTACCGCATGCTCTACCGCCTCGAGAAGAAGTACTTCCCGGAGCAGTCCCTCGACAACGCCTTCGTCGCCGCCGACGCCCCGCCGCAGCCCTCCGACGCCGACAAGGGCCTCGTGTtcttcgaggaggaggaggaggggaaggatggCGTGGAGGTCGGGAGGAAGGCGGGGGCGGCGGACAAGGGGGAGGTGCTGGAGAGGAAGGTGGAGGAGTTCTTCAGGGCCCTGAAGAAAGGGCCTGGTGAGGGAAAGGCCGACGACGCTTCGAcgtcggcgaagaagaagacggtgGTGGGAGGGGCGGCGAGGCCGGTGAAGCGGGATGCGGAGAGGGGGGGAGAAGAGGACTGGCCGCGGCCGCACCTCGCGAGCACGAGGACGGAGCTGCCGCCTCGGTGGGACGGGCCGACCGGGACCGTCGTGCTCATCGACAAGCCCAAAG GGTGGACCTCATTTACTGTTTGTGGAAAATTACGGCGGTTGGTGAAAGTGCAGAAG GTTGGCCATGCTGGTACTCTGGATCCTATGGCCACTGGATTGTTGATTGTTTGTGTGGGCAAAGCAACCAAAGTTGTTGATAA ATATCAAGGCATGGTTAAAGGCTATAGTGGTGTTTTCCGGCTTGGAGAAGCAACATCAACCTGGGATGCAGATTCACCA GTTATTCAGAGGGAATCATGGGAACACATCAAAGATGAAGATATTAGAAAGGCAGCAGCATCATTCATGGGTGAAATATGGCAAGTTCCTCCGATGTTTTCTGCCATTAAG GTTGGTGGTGAAAAAATGTATGATAAGGCAAGGAGGGGTGAATCGATAGAGCTTGCACCAAGACGTATATCAATATACAAGTTTGATATCGAGCGCAGTTTAGAAGACAG GCAAAATTTGATATTTCGAGTTACTTGCTCGAAAGGAACATACATTCGGTCCCTCTGTGCAGACCTGGGGAAAGCGCTTCGAAG CTGTGCTCATTTGACCGCCCTTCGGAGGGACTCAATTG GTGACTATTCGGTCAATGACGCTTGGAACTTCGACGAACTGCAAGAACAAATCACCAAGGGATACCTATGA